A genomic stretch from Juglans microcarpa x Juglans regia isolate MS1-56 chromosome 3S, Jm3101_v1.0, whole genome shotgun sequence includes:
- the LOC121258765 gene encoding uncharacterized protein LOC121258765: MVLSYVPLLQSPCSHLKEDPLSCQPPYAADPASDFVLDHHRQCRHHLKNKFHLEIQPPTPFSLALCFSVSPISRLPPTPPANKNSPNLTAGHHLSYEFYIPPPPLSSISSSSFSQPIQASDVTGSRQTTQSDAPSSSSFASAPAAIPSSTLSTSHAMHSRSAILVSHIVDISAKWDFLGGDLAVTAFADLSFDLPIKWLRDRGIHGHIFAGAGNLAKLTENEFRNFFFRKFLESFRSSVGVGIVVPTKLFRLEGNFYYIVKQHDHDRGKTGFRFSFSAPS; this comes from the exons ATGGTTCTCTCCTACGTTCCCCTCTTGCAGTCTCCTTGTAGTCACCTTAAGGAAGACCCATTGAGCTGCCAACCACCATATGCAGCAGATCCAGCCTCCGATTTCGTCTTGGACCACCACAGACAGTGTCGACATCACCTAAAAAACAAGTTTCACCTTGAGATCCAGCCCCCAACGCCCTTCTCTCTCGCTCTTTGTTTCTCTGTTTCTCCCATTTCTCGGCTACCACCCACACCACCAGCCAACAAGAATAGTCCAAACCTCACGGCCGGCCACCACTTATCCTATGAGTTCTACATCCCTCCTCCTCCACTCTCtagcatctcctcctcttccttttcaCAGCCAATTCAGGCCTCGGATGTAACCGGTTCAAG GCAAACTACTCAATCAGATGcaccatcttcttcctcatttgcTTCTGCTCCTGCTGCTATTCCTTCATCGACATTATCAACGTCACATGCCATGCATAGTCGCAGTGCTATTCTTGTGAGCCACATAG TTGATATCAGTGCAAAATG GGATTTTCTTGGAGGAGACCTTGCTGTTACTGCTTTTGCAGACCTTTCTTTTGATCTTCCAATTAAGTGGTTAAGAGACCGAGGAATCCATGGGCACATTTTTGCTGGTGCTGGAAACCTTGCTAAACTGACAGAGAATGAGTTTCGGAATTTCTTTTTTCGTAAGTTCCTAGAGTCATTCCGAAGCTCTGTAGGAGTTGGGATTGTTGTCCCCACAAAACTTTTCCGCCTAGAGGGCAACTTCTATTACATAGTCAAGCAACATGATCATGACCGTGGCAAGACTGGCTTTCGGTTTAGCTTCTCTGCTCCATCGTAG
- the LOC121257112 gene encoding probable WRKY transcription factor 57 — protein MDDGDQSDTTIVFAGDSSWALRSNSDGVYFFTNHRESSIFSKFNWNLHPDDQNRNLHPDDQNRNIGLYDGSDLEGGLGFPDVDNKCNSALQSSDPPLLVGSDSKAGGTAAPSNPSVSSSSSEGPPEKSTGSCRTPPVKPNKVRKKGQKRVQQPRFAFVTKSEVDHLEDGYRWRKYGQKAVKNSTFPRSYYRCTNSRCTVKKRVERSSEDPTVIITTYEGQHCHHSVLGFPRSGHGVINIHDDQNFISSTTSTTAGQLGAALPVSQFYYPKVLHELPKDQNPFSTIQYNYSTHHHQQSIPHHEVGKISHAFPEPIPLQLAPTDEGLLGDMVPPNMRNRS, from the exons ATGGACGATGGAGATCAATCCGATACAACGATCGTGTTTGCCGGTGACTCAAGCTGGGCTCTCAGGTCTAACTCCGATGGAGTCTACTTCTTCACCAACCACCGAGAAAGCAGCATATTCAGTAAGTTCAACTGGAATCTTCATCCGGATGATCAGAACCGGAATCTTCATCCGGATGATCAGAACCGGAATATTGGCTTATACGATGGATCTGATTTGGAGGGAGGCTTAGGATTCCCGGACGTCGATAACAAGTGCAACAGCGCCTTGCAAAGCTCCGACCCGCCCCTTCTAGTTGGTTCAGACAGCAAAGCGGGTGGAACCGCAGCCCCGAGCAACCCTTCGGTGTCTTCCAGCTCAAGCGAAGGTCCGCCGGAGAAGTCCACGGGCTCCTGCAGAACACCACCCGTGAAACC gAATAAGGTTAGAAAGAAAGGGCAAAAGCGAGTCCAGCAGCCACGTTTTGCGTTTGTGACGAAGAGTGAGGTTGATCATCTTGAAGATGGCTACCGATGGCGCAAATATGGACAGAAGGCTGTTAAAAATAGTACATTTCCTAG GAGCTACTACCGCTGCACAAATAGCAGATGTACGGTAAAGAAGAGAGTGGAACGCTCATCTGAAGATCCCACTGTCATAATAACAACATACGAAGGCCAACACTGTCATCACTCAGTACTTGGATTCCCCCGATCAGGCCATGGAGTCATTAATATTCATGATGATCAGAACTTTATAAGTAGTACTACTAGCACTACTGCTGGGCAGTTGGGCGCAGCTCTTCCGGTCTCACAATTTTATTATCCAAAAGTTCTTCATGAGTTACCTAAAGATCAAAATCCTTTTAGCACGATACAGTACAACTACTcgactcatcatcatcaacagAGCATACCACATCATGAAGTTGGTAAAATATCCCATGCATTTCCCGAACCGATCCCACTACAGCTGGCTCCTACTGATGAAGGACTACTTGGGGACATGGTGCCTCCTAACATGCGCAACAGATCATAA